A genome region from Heyndrickxia acidicola includes the following:
- a CDS encoding sensor histidine kinase produces the protein MSIRLRLLFSYIAMILVPVLFAVISALLIALLFKGDLKEIRNIYMSPGHHHESSLSKENQLWVSVYRQSIQNPGILQDQSYIKQLDGKLKKFGITLAVRKDHRFLYLSPDLRTLDVEDLPAFGNSGEVDPLTRIDKQLLSLKQMDFYFPDKSEGSLFFVKDASHLVSFVRSFFPWLFISLIVILVLTNGLLTYFVSRSIIRPIKELQKAAAQIKEGNLNNKIAVKSKDELGQLAQGFEEMRFRLKESIELQVAYEDNRKELIANISHDLKTPITTIKGYIEGIRDGVANNPDKMERYLHTIYTKAVDLDHMIDELFLYSKLDLNRVPFHFEPIEFDEYLEDYVEELRFDLEVKEVEITLQIEDNGNYQIMADREQIKRVITNIVDNSLKYMDKEKKRITMLLSTAGSNLLFEMKDNGPGIKEENLPLVFDRFYRADLARGTEKGGSGLGLAIAKRIIEGHKGSIWAESIKGEGTSIFFALKKGGDLNEQDSDY, from the coding sequence ATGTCAATCCGTCTCCGGTTATTGTTTTCTTATATAGCAATGATTCTTGTACCCGTCCTCTTTGCCGTTATCTCTGCCTTATTGATTGCATTGCTGTTCAAAGGGGACCTCAAGGAAATCCGTAATATATATATGTCTCCGGGCCACCATCATGAATCATCTCTTTCGAAGGAAAACCAATTATGGGTATCCGTTTATCGTCAATCCATCCAGAATCCGGGGATATTGCAAGACCAGTCCTATATAAAACAATTGGACGGAAAACTTAAAAAGTTCGGGATTACACTTGCGGTGAGGAAGGATCACCGCTTTCTATATTTATCACCGGATTTAAGGACTCTGGACGTAGAAGACCTCCCTGCTTTCGGAAACAGCGGTGAAGTCGATCCACTCACTAGAATCGATAAACAGTTGCTTTCTCTTAAACAAATGGATTTTTACTTCCCTGACAAATCAGAGGGATCGCTATTTTTTGTAAAGGATGCCAGCCACCTTGTCAGCTTTGTCCGTTCGTTTTTTCCATGGCTGTTTATCAGCCTGATTGTGATTCTGGTGCTTACAAATGGACTGTTGACCTACTTTGTTTCCCGATCTATTATTAGGCCGATTAAGGAGCTACAAAAGGCTGCTGCCCAAATCAAAGAAGGAAACTTGAATAATAAAATTGCCGTAAAGTCGAAGGATGAACTGGGCCAACTGGCACAGGGCTTTGAAGAAATGAGATTTCGCTTGAAGGAATCAATCGAGTTGCAAGTAGCATATGAGGATAATAGAAAAGAGCTGATTGCGAACATCTCACATGATTTGAAGACACCGATAACAACCATCAAGGGCTACATCGAAGGGATACGGGACGGGGTGGCTAATAATCCAGATAAAATGGAACGCTACCTTCACACCATTTATACGAAGGCAGTGGATTTGGACCATATGATAGATGAGCTGTTTTTATACTCTAAACTTGATCTGAATAGGGTCCCTTTTCATTTCGAACCGATTGAGTTTGATGAATACTTGGAAGATTACGTGGAAGAGCTGCGTTTTGATTTGGAAGTGAAAGAAGTCGAAATCACACTTCAAATCGAAGACAACGGAAATTATCAGATCATGGCTGACCGAGAACAAATCAAACGTGTCATAACCAATATTGTCGATAATTCGCTGAAATATATGGATAAAGAAAAGAAAAGGATCACCATGCTGTTATCTACTGCCGGCTCCAATTTACTGTTTGAAATGAAGGATAATGGACCGGGAATAAAAGAAGAAAACCTTCCTCTCGTATTCGACCGCTTTTATCGGGCTGATCTGGCACGGGGGACAGAAAAGGGCGGCAGCGGGCTGGGCCTTGCCATTGCAAAACGAATCATCGAAGGCCATAAGGGCTCCATTTGGGCTGAAAGCATAAAGGGCGAGGGAACAAGCATATTCTTTGCGTTAAAAAAAGGGGGTGATCTGAATGAGCAAGATTCTGATTATTGA
- a CDS encoding restriction endonuclease, with amino-acid sequence MFPIEILVALFIIGAYVHFKIFKGKVNYQNSLIANQINTSEEIKRTLAMGLYLRSCKEDEENNNFSSLFLKENPLLFENFVAEIFERVKGGKAWVSPASGDFGVDFELDTEVGKYLGQVKCYKEDLGFDSIALVHSRMVKDGAIGGYVVTTESFTKAALEYASGLNIELIDGVSLVELWLDGLESTEEEIQKLIPNLV; translated from the coding sequence ATGTTCCCGATTGAAATATTAGTAGCTTTATTTATTATTGGAGCATATGTTCATTTTAAGATATTTAAAGGAAAAGTTAATTATCAAAATTCGTTAATTGCAAATCAGATTAACACAAGTGAGGAGATAAAAAGAACATTAGCAATGGGATTGTACTTAAGATCTTGTAAAGAAGACGAAGAAAATAATAATTTTTCATCCTTATTCCTTAAGGAGAATCCATTATTATTCGAAAATTTTGTTGCTGAAATATTTGAAAGAGTAAAAGGTGGGAAGGCATGGGTATCACCAGCTTCAGGTGATTTTGGAGTAGACTTTGAACTTGATACAGAAGTAGGTAAATATTTAGGTCAAGTAAAGTGTTACAAAGAAGATTTAGGATTTGATTCTATAGCTTTAGTACACTCAAGAATGGTTAAAGATGGCGCCATAGGTGGTTATGTAGTTACTACAGAGTCTTTTACCAAGGCGGCTCTTGAATATGCTAGTGGTTTAAATATTGAACTAATTGACGGAGTAAGTTTAGTTGAACTATGGTTAGATGGCTTAGAAAGTACTGAAGAAGAAATTCAAAAACTAATACCAAATTTAGTTTAA
- a CDS encoding putative holin-like toxin produces MIPIKDALSLMIQFASLVVAMIVAIVTVTRKK; encoded by the coding sequence GTGATTCCGATCAAAGACGCTTTAAGTTTAATGATACAATTTGCGTCCCTAGTCGTTGCAATGATTGTTGCAATCGTCACGGTTACGAGAAAAAAGTAA
- a CDS encoding response regulator transcription factor: MSKILIIEDETSIAELERDYLEIEKFTVDIALTGDQGLQKALTEEVDLVILDLMLPYIDGFEICRKIRMVKDIPILMVSAKKEDIDKIRGLGLGADDYIVKPFSPSELVARVKAHLSRYNRLIGREKSNDEIQIRGLRIDPVSRRVFVNNKEVIFTIKEFDVLTYLALHPNHVISRDQLFERLWGGESLGEISTVTVHIRKIREKIEADPSNPQYIETIWGAGYRFKG, from the coding sequence ATGAGCAAGATTCTGATTATTGAGGATGAAACGAGTATTGCCGAGTTGGAACGGGACTATCTGGAAATAGAAAAATTTACTGTGGATATTGCTCTCACAGGAGATCAGGGCTTACAAAAAGCACTGACAGAAGAGGTGGATCTTGTTATTCTCGATCTGATGCTTCCCTATATCGATGGATTCGAGATCTGCAGGAAAATTCGAATGGTAAAAGATATTCCAATCTTGATGGTTTCAGCCAAAAAGGAAGACATTGATAAAATTCGTGGGTTAGGGCTTGGAGCGGATGATTATATAGTCAAACCATTCAGTCCTAGTGAATTGGTTGCAAGGGTGAAGGCCCATTTATCCCGTTACAATCGGCTAATCGGTAGGGAGAAATCCAATGATGAAATCCAGATTCGCGGATTGCGGATTGATCCCGTTTCCCGTCGAGTCTTTGTAAATAATAAAGAAGTTATTTTTACCATTAAGGAATTTGATGTTTTGACTTATTTAGCCCTTCACCCTAACCATGTGATCAGCAGGGATCAATTATTTGAACGGTTATGGGGGGGAGAGTCACTTGGAGAAATCTCTACGGTGACGGTCCACATTCGCAAAATCAGGGAGAAGATTGAGGCAGACCCATCGAACCCCCAATACATAGAAACCATATGGGGAGCTGGGTACCGGTTTAAGGGATAG
- the mntA gene encoding type VII toxin-antitoxin system MntA family adenylyltransferase antitoxin has protein sequence MKTEVAQKIKAFLIDKLNPAFLIVFGSQAKETAHKNSDMDVAFYLENRSVSSYDVFLLAQELADIIKMDVDLIDLKKASTVFKAQIYSYGKVLYARDLHLLRLKQMIALSMYAKLNEERQPILKNIDESGSIYEK, from the coding sequence ATGAAAACCGAAGTCGCTCAAAAGATCAAAGCCTTTCTAATCGACAAATTAAATCCTGCCTTTCTGATTGTTTTTGGGTCACAAGCAAAAGAAACGGCTCATAAAAATAGTGATATGGATGTTGCTTTTTATCTGGAAAACCGCTCCGTTTCTTCGTATGATGTTTTTCTATTGGCTCAGGAATTAGCGGATATTATTAAAATGGACGTTGATTTAATTGATCTTAAAAAAGCATCTACGGTTTTTAAAGCACAGATTTACTCATACGGAAAAGTTCTGTACGCAAGGGACCTGCATCTTCTGAGATTAAAGCAAATGATTGCGCTCAGTATGTATGCAAAGCTAAACGAAGAGCGGCAGCCCATTTTAAAGAATATTGATGAAAGCGGGTCTATCTATGAAAAATGA
- a CDS encoding ABC transporter permease translates to MHSLLFQNTKNECRKLMSKRSTIVFMVLSALFPLLAGPSIQSLQNRFGFTAFDGESFSLVILGLAVAVYLPLLIILAVSDMFSGEQEKNTLSFTLVRPISRFKVYSSKIISIGLYLLALLFIICVTSLLTGAFWLSNFTFYGILLGLGAFLVSWVPLMALGILFIFLAQWVGSSSKSVIFSILIYLVLVAVNFLSPALAPWFPSYDTSWYERWINAGMGRVLLGRTLYLLSWGALFFTLGYYKFNKKEF, encoded by the coding sequence ATGCATAGCTTGCTTTTCCAAAATACAAAAAATGAATGCAGGAAATTAATGAGCAAACGTTCCACGATCGTGTTCATGGTTCTTTCCGCGTTATTTCCTTTATTGGCTGGCCCCTCCATACAATCTCTCCAAAACAGATTCGGCTTTACCGCTTTCGACGGTGAAAGCTTTTCACTTGTCATTTTGGGTTTAGCCGTAGCCGTTTACTTGCCTTTATTGATTATTTTAGCCGTGAGCGATATGTTTTCAGGTGAGCAGGAAAAAAATACGTTGTCATTCACTCTTGTACGTCCAATATCGCGCTTCAAAGTATACAGTTCCAAAATCATCAGCATCGGATTATACTTACTAGCACTTTTATTCATTATTTGCGTTACCTCCCTTCTGACTGGTGCATTTTGGCTTAGCAACTTCACATTCTATGGAATACTACTGGGCTTGGGAGCGTTTCTCGTATCTTGGGTCCCATTAATGGCCCTCGGAATTTTATTTATCTTTTTGGCTCAATGGGTAGGGTCAAGCAGTAAATCCGTTATCTTTTCCATTTTAATCTACCTTGTATTGGTAGCTGTGAATTTCCTCTCACCGGCTTTAGCGCCATGGTTCCCGTCTTATGATACAAGCTGGTATGAAAGATGGATCAATGCGGGAATGGGCCGCGTATTATTGGGCAGAACTCTTTACTTATTGTCCTGGGGTGCGTTATTCTTCACACTAGGATATTATAAATTTAACAAAAAAGAGTTTTAA
- the hepT gene encoding type VII toxin-antitoxin system HepT family RNase toxin, with translation MKNDVILNKISVMERCIQRIKEVYANDPSNLKDFTKQDSIILNIQRACEASIDLAMHIVSEERLGLPQTSRDAFDLLETHSMIEEETARRLKAMVGFRNIAVHDYQALNLEILKQIVEKHLSDFTDYTKQILIY, from the coding sequence ATGAAAAATGATGTGATATTAAACAAAATCAGTGTCATGGAGCGCTGCATTCAGCGGATTAAAGAAGTATATGCAAATGATCCATCGAATTTGAAAGACTTTACGAAACAGGATTCGATTATCTTGAATATTCAGAGGGCATGCGAGGCTTCCATTGACTTGGCAATGCATATAGTGTCAGAAGAGCGGCTTGGATTGCCGCAAACCAGCAGGGATGCTTTTGATTTATTAGAAACTCACTCGATGATTGAAGAAGAGACAGCAAGACGACTAAAAGCCATGGTCGGGTTTAGAAACATTGCTGTCCATGACTACCAGGCCTTGAATTTAGAGATATTAAAGCAGATTGTCGAGAAGCATCTAAGTGATTTTACGGATTATACAAAACAAATTCTGATCTATTAA